ACCTGCAGGCCCCTAAAGAAAACAAGAAGGCAGCGGATGTTATCAATAAGTACTTTGGCATATTCTTCCTGATATTCCAGTCTTCGGCTGTATGGGGAAACCTCATGTCGTCGTTGATATTCGGTTCAGATAAAAATATAAGTAAGAAGGaagtgcacacatacacacacttacgTACACATGCGCACACAGAACAGATGCAACTTGTTTGTGAAAGTAGTAAAATTTTTAAGTTAAAGGCTAACTGTAGGCTAAAGTCAATCATGTGTAGTCTACATTTATGACACTTGTTCTTGTCCAACCATCCTCTATGGTACTATCTGTCATAATATCTTTATGTCCTCCTAGCTAACATCTCCCATGAAGCTCTACAATATTGTGGTGCAGGTGTGTGTGCTGATATCAATTCAAACTCCACGACCAAAAAGCCAGCCCAACAATTGGTTTGGACGCTAGTCGGCTGCTATATTGGTAAGAACTTATTATTGTTTCTCAGTGTTGTAGGTTGATGCTAGTGAAATGTTCTGCTGCGACTATGTTCAATGTGTGCAACTGTTGTGTTTCAGGAGTGGGTGTGCTGGCCATGATCATAGTGGCAGTATTTCTGGATAACATAGACAGAGATCAGGCCCGGGAGTTCAGGGACAACAGGGAACCATTCTGGAGCACCTTCCTGGCCACATTCACACTCCTGAAGGACAAGAGACTCGTCATTCTCATCCCTTTGACCATGTACAGTGGCTTTGAACAGAGTTTCCTCTCCGGTGAATACACAAAGGTGAGGTGACGACAAGACATATGGTTCATACTCTGCCACTAGGAATCCAACATGGAAGAATTATTAATCAACGCAAGAGTGGCTAAAAGTAATGCGTGTGACCTTCCTTTGGTGTGTTTCCATTGCAGAACTATGTGACCTGTGCATTAGGAATCCATTATGTTGGATATGCGATGATATGTTTTGGAGCCGCAAATTCGTTATGTTCCTTTATGTTTGGGAGGTTGGCAGAATACACTGGAAGAGCCCCACTGTTTTGCGTGGGTAAGAAGAGCTTTCCAATAAAGACATTTACATTTTCATTGGTATACAGATGTGGATCTTAATTTTttgccagtttgctacagcaggaacataatcctgcagcaacaggacatgtgGATTATAATTTAGATCCGAGATCTGCAGAACTCATATGTAAAGTCAAAATCACTCACTACTCACCTCTCTTACAGCTGCAGTGACCAACTTTTCCTGTATCCTGGCTCTGTTGTTCTGGAAGCCTCACCCAGACCAGCTGCCAGTGTTCTTTGTGTTTCCTGCCCTCTGGGGCCTGGCAGATGCTGTGTGGCAGACACAAACCAACTGTGAGTTGAGCTATCATTTATGTATTACATGTTAGGTACAtcaaacattttgtccaggactGAGGTAACAAGGGTTTTGTTCTTGTTTGCAGCACTGTACGGCGTTCTCTTCCCCAGACAAAAAGAGGCAGCATTCGCTAACTACCGTATGTGGGAATCCCTGGGATTCGTTATAGCCTTCGCCTACAGTACCTTCATCTGTTTGGACATCAAGCTCTACATCCTCCTGGGAGTTCTGATCCTCTCCATGGTAACCTATTTGTGGGTGGAGTTCCAAGAACGCAAGAATCCtactcttccagtggaggagggAATATACGATACAGACTTCTCAGCAATAGGAGATCACATCCTCAATCAGACCAGCTTGTAGACAAGACGTGGATTTGTTATGTACAGTGTGTGAGGGAATGACACCTAGTGAGAGAGATCTGGAGATCACCATTCTGCCACTGTCATATGCCAACCCCAATGGGAGACTTTTCTAGTATGACAAAATGAGAGGTTTTGTGGATCTCTATAAATGTATTATTCTCACAACATCTTGACCCTGAATTATGTGTATTCATTTTCTCTGGTTGCACTTCTTATGCAGAATCCCTGTAcaattcagatttttaaaattgatttttatttttatgtcttGGCTGCTATGTTGAATTCAAATTACATCGTGTTATGCTAAACTTTAACTGAGAGTGGAATACAGTACTGAGTCACTAATGAAGCAGATTACAAACTTGAATCTACCATGGAGTTAAAACTATTTAATAACCAGTTGTTCTGTAGTCCAAAGTCTTTGTGGCAACAATACGAGTGGTAGAGCACAGCAGGGTCATCACGAATAATGAAACTTCCCTTACATAATTGTTTTTGGCATTACAATGAGGCTACTCAGGGTGGCTCTGTGCTTCTTCAACCACAAGCAAATGTTCAATAAAAACAACTGATTTACCTTTAAGTGAAAGACTTATGGTGTGCTTTGCTTTTGATGGTGTCTGGAAATACAAAAGGGAATGAATGTACAATTACTTCTTGAATCTCTCACTACTGCTATTTTTTACAGTGATACATGCTCCTGTATTTATCACTGTGTTCATTGTAGGGGTATTTCTTAATACAACGCCAATGAAAAGCCACACTTGGGACATCAAACTGTGACAAGGCACTCATTTTAATCGTATGTCTGACTTACCACATTGCTTTAAGGCATAGAGCTGATTTAAAAATGATTTTACAAAACCCACCAATAAAAACATTGCATCAACGACATGATTCAATTAGTTGCGTATTGCAGAACAATTAAGTTCATAAATGACTAATTGACGTACTTCAGGGCAAAAGTGTAGCTACTCTGAGCTTATATTAGATTGCACATCATGAACTGCTGTATTGACCCCCTGACTCACAACCACTGTTGAATATCGACAAGCATAACCATAGAGAAAATGGACCGAAGTATGTAAAATGTCCTGGTTGTATCCTTTGGATTCTTGCTGTTGTTTACAGCAACTAGAAGCCTTCTGAATCTACAGGTAAGTATTGGTATAATTACATTGAGGCATGCATATACCCTAAACCAGATCAATATTTGAGGAACATCTGTTATTTTATTAGTATGGTTGGAATCTCTCATTTGTTATTGTTTATGACATTCACTTATGTAGACGATGTCTTCAAATGCATCGTAAAGTGTTATATGTTAAACAAACAGGCCTATCCCAGTCAATGTCATAACTATTACTGGGGTTTCCATAACTGTTGTTCATAAAAGCTGTATGAATAAACTTTGTTCCTTGTCTTTTACTACTACGTTACAGAGCAGTTTGAACACTGAAGAAGGAGTAGGTGTGGCCTCAGCAAGTGTGCAgtttgcctccatcattctgtccTCCATGTTTGTTGCCCCCTTGGTTATAAAATACCTGGGCTGCAAATGGACCATTGTTGCTGCGATGGGATGCAATGTTGTGTACACAGTTGGAAACTTCTATCGAGGATGGTAAAGCTTTTACTGAAAAATATGTAATACTATGTTATGTATGATGTGGCTTTGCTTTGTGACAAAATGTCCACACCTACACATTCCTAGCTTGTTACAAAATTATAGGCTCTTGACTTATAATAAAACCTGATAACAAGATATGTCACTAGAgttacatgacaacacaacaacacaactgaGCTCAGCAGTCATCTTTAGAGAGAGAGTGCTGAGATTTATTGAACAGATAAGAGAAATGGTTACTGACAAAACATATAGTACATTGACAAAAATTTTAGAACACCTTTCTCATTCaaaggtttctttatttttactattttctacattgtagaataatagtgaatacatcaaaactataaaataatacatatggaatcatgtagtaagcaaaaaagtgttaaacaaatcaaaatatattttagattcttcaaagtagccaccctttgcgtggttgacagctttgcacacacttggcattctctcaaccagcttcatctggaatgcttttccaacagtcttgaaggagttgccaCCTATGCTGAACACTTGCTGGGTGCCTgtccttcactttgcggtccaactcatcccaaaccacctaaattgggttgaggtcgggtgattgtggaggccaggacttctgatgcaacactccatcactctccttcttggtcaaatagctcttacacagcctggaggtgtgttgggtcattgtcctgttgaaaaacaacttatagcaaaccagatgggatggtgtatcgctgcagaatgctgcggtagccatgctggttaagtgtgccttgaattctaaataaatcacagtgtcaccaggagagcacccccacatcattacaccttctcctccatgtgCCCACATAGTAAATCATGTAAAGGTTCATCTGAAATGCCTTAGTGTCCATTGCGTGACCCTAAACTGAAATTCCCATGCACCCCAATAGGACACACAACCCCTCTATCTAGTCTACTGATTGctcactgta
The genomic region above belongs to Salvelinus fontinalis isolate EN_2023a unplaced genomic scaffold, ASM2944872v1 scaffold_1869, whole genome shotgun sequence and contains:
- the LOC129850190 gene encoding protein unc-93 homolog A-like, with amino-acid sequence YTLIPTSVILGMGGSPLWSAKCTLLTISGNLQAPKENKKAADVINKYFGIFFLIFQSSAVWGNLMSSLIFGSDKNIIYVLLANISHEALQYCGAGVCADINSNSTTKKPAQQLVWTLVGCYIGVGVLAMIIVAVFLDNIDRDQAREFRDNREPFWSTFLATFTLLKDKRLVILIPLTMYSGFEQSFLSGEYTKNYVTCALGIHYVGYAMICFGAANSLCSFMFGRLAEYTGRAPLFCVAAVTNFSCILALLFWKPHPDQLPVFFVFPALWGLADAVWQTQTNSLYGVLFPRQKEAAFANYRMWESLGFVIAFAYSTFICLDIKLYILLGVLILSMVTYLWVEFQERKNPTLPVEEGIYDTDFSAIGDHILNQTSL